Genomic window (Ureibacillus composti):
TTAGAATTTTATTCGAAGAAATTGCTTGAGAAGTTGCAATAATTGAGGAGGTTTAAATTTGGGTGGACAAATGAATGTTTATGAAGTCATAGGAAGAGAAGACGATCCAGTCTATAACTTACTTACAAATTTACAAGAAAATGATGAAATTGAAATAGATGAATTACGAATTCGCAAGACAGATAAATTTTACGAAGTGGAAAACGATGATTTACATGAGGGTTTCAAAACAATTGACAGATGCTATGAGTTCATTAGTTCAAATGTTTTCTAAGAATAACTCCAACATTAAAGGGGTGATGCGAATGTAGCTTAAATGGCAAGAAAGCTTTTTACTTGGTATTAGGATGTGTGTAAATATTATTGTCTAAAAATATAAACACTTTCCTCAACCACAAAAGAAAACACATTAAATTAGAAAGGGCTTAAATTGCTACTATAGTATTTTTACCACAAAAAACAAAAGTCGCAGCTCTTAAATGCTACGACTAAGGATTACGCTCTCTTAAATCTACAACACTATGATTATACCAGGAGAGTGATTGCATGGACAAGCATGTAGCAGAATTGAAAGATGGGGTTTATGTCGTAAAGAATGGAGAAATGAAAGTAGTACAAGCACCTGCAACTGGTTACGGCAAAACAATTATCAGCTGGGAGGCAAATAAGCCAACTCGAGCTGTACATGAATATAGCGAAAAGTTATAAGTCTATCGGAACAACCGAGGACATTAAGTTTGAGAGAATGGGCACTCTCACGCTTGATGTCCTCTTTTATTTTGCGCAAAGGGGCGATGGTTATGACAAGAACACTTCAAGAGCAATTGGTAGAGAAAGGACTTTCTAAAAAACCTTTTAAAAAAAAAGCAAAAAAGACGTTTGAAAAATAATGATTCGAAAATGAGCAGAAAAGATATCGAAGAATTAATGGGAATTCGTAGACCTACTTACAAGCGCAACAAAGGGGCAATACGTCAGAAGTAACTTAGCATTCAATTAGTCGGAGGGCAAAAAGATGAAAAAAATTATACCGAGAATCGATGAAAAAAGAACGAAACTATCTTTGGAAAAAGCGTTAGAAAAATATCGCAAGTACTTAGTAACTCTACCTGTCGATTCTATGCCGACAATCACACCAATATACTCAATAATTCCACCAAGTAATACGTATTCATTTAAGAGTCAAACAGAAAACATTGCAATCGAACGAGTTGAGTTCGAAACTGAACGCTTACACTACATGAATAAGATCTTCAAGGCATTAGAGACTTTAAAAACTGAAGAAAGAAAAATAATTGTTGAGCGTTTTTTAAAAGAAGAAGTAAGTTATGACATTGAAATATGGACTGAATTAAACATCGCAAAAAACAAATATTACAAATTAAAATGGGAAGCTATGTTGAGAATGGCCTTCGCACTGAAAGTTGAAGTTTATTTCAATGATAACGAAAGTGGTGTTGCCGTGTGACCAGAGTACAACCAATTCGCGACAAAGATTTATTGCAGGACATGAAGCAGTACTATAAAGAAACGAATGAACGTAATTACATTCTATTTTTAATCGGTATTCATACTGGACTGAGAATTTCGGATATCCTGAAGTTAAGGGTACGCGATGTACAAGGGTGGAACATCATTCTTAAAGAAAAGAAGACTAAAAAATATCAAGAAGTGAAAATGCCGAGCGAACTAAAAAAAGCAATAAGACAATATGTCGAGGATAAACCAAAAGACGAGTTCTTAATTAAAAGTCGTAAAGGCATTAACAAACCCATTACCAGAAAAAGAGCTTACGAGATTTTACGCGAAGCAGCTGAATATTTTGAATTAGAACGCGTTGGTACTCACACATTAAGAAAGACATACGGTTATCATCATTATAAAAAATTCAAAGATATTGCAACACTTCAAAAAGCATTAAATCATTCAGATCCTGCAGTGACATTGATATATATTGGTATAGTTCAGGACGAATTAAACGCCTTACAATCTAAAATCGATTGGTAAACCTTCTAGAGATAGAGGGTTTTTTATTTTAATAACTATATGACTATTAAATTACAATGTGCCATTTTTCTGTAAATTAACATTCACTATTAAAGGTGTCTAGAAGCCTATATTTTAAGCGGATTTGGGAGCGTAGGTGAAAGTGACATAATATCCGAATAGACACATTCAGAGGGCTAAAATAAGCGTTAAAAATTAGCAGAACAATAAACAAAACAACCACGAACTATTTATGGAGGAAAACGGGAGAAAATTGGGAGGATTTCGGGAGGATGAAGGGACACATTTTCAAAATCAAGGTGTTATATTGGTATTAGCAATAATAGAAAGAATGAATTAGAAACATATAACATTTCTTACTACTAAAATCTAGTACTGACAAACATTTCCTCTTAATTTAATATATAATCGAGAGGAGAGAAAAACTATGCAAGTTTTTTTAAGTTGGTCAGGAAATGAAAGTAAACAGTTAGCTGAAATTTTTAAGGACTGGTTACCAAACGTTTTACAATATGTTGAACCGTATATGTCATCACAAGATATCGGGCTAGGTGAAAGATGGAATGAAAATATCACTAAAAACTTAAGTGATACTAATTTCGGTTTAATATTTGTTACACCAAGCAATATAAAAGCACCATGGATAAATTATGAAGCAGGTGCTTTAGCAAAAACTTTGGATTCGAGAGTTATACCAATACTTTACAAAGCTGATACCATGCTTCTTCAAGAGGGACCTCTAAAGCAATTTCAATCAGCAAAAAATTTAGATAAAGATAGTGTCCATAGATTGATTAAAGAAATAAATACTTGTAAAAAAGAAAATAATTTAAATATTGAAAGACTTAACAAGTCATTTGACATGTGGTGGCCTCAACTTGAGTCGCTGTTAAGTACTATAGAATCTGAATCTACTTCACAAAACCTTACTGAATCACCAGATGAAAAAGAAATATTATCGATGATAGTAAGGAAGCTAAATGATCAAGAAAAACTATTAAAAGAAAAACAAAATAGAATCGATTTAAGAAAGCCTCTTCCAACGGACATACGTTTTATAAAAGAAATAAAAATGACAACAACTGAAGTGTTTGATTGTTTGGTAAAATGTGAGGATTTAGAGGTGCCAGAAGAAGTTGTAAATACCCTAAAAGTGACTGCTGAAAGATTGAAGTCGATGTATATGTATTTGAGTAACCGTAGCTAATTGTCAGCTACGGTTTTCTTTTTGTATAAACGTAGAAAGAAGTGAGGAACCATGTTAGAACACACTTGGGAAGCCAATAAGTTCTATAAATCTGGGCAATGGCAGAAGTGTAGAGCTTCTTACATCCAATCAGTTTTTGGTCTTTGTGAACGATGTGGTGAACCAGGTAAGATTGTTCATCACAAAAAGTACATCAATGCACAGAACGTTAACGATCCATTCATTACATTAAACCATGACAACCTTGAGTTACTTTGCCAGAACTGTCACAATAGAGAGCATTTCGAAATACATTCACCGATTCGTGAAGGCCTGAAGTTTGATGAAGAGGGAAATTTAATCGAGGCATAGCCCCCCTATTATATTTTAAAAACACCGTTGTCTAGGGACCGGAGTGGGAGCTTCAAATAACACACAGGTCATTTTGCAGCCCCCCCTACTATGAAAAAGTCGATGTTTCGGACAAGAAAGGAGGAGTTTTTCAATGGCTATCAGAAAACCAAAAAAAAGTACTGCAATTAAAAAAGAAATCAAGCGATTGGACACTATCCTTGCAAACGTTGATGAAACAAAAAAGTCATTAGTGGAAGGGTTAATAAAACGAGCTGCATTTATGAGAGCAACTTTAGAAGAAATGGAAATCGACTTAGATGAAAATGGATTCACGGAAATGTTTAGTCAATCCGAGCATCAAGATCCCTACGAAAGAGTTAGACCAGTTGCAACTCAGTATCAAACAATGAATAAAAACTATCAGGCAATCATGAAACAACTAACAGATTTATTACCTAAAGGACCACCTAAAGAGGGTGATGATGGCTTTGAAGCTTTCGTGATGAATCGTGACTAGAGAAAAGGTTGCTTATCCATTAGTCTATAATCCTATCATTCAATACTTTAATGATATTGAGAATAGCTCAGTAACTGTCGGCAAAAAAGTATTCACCATTTATAAGTATCTTAAAGAATGCATAGATGATGACAGCGAAAGTGAATATGAATACAGTCCAAAAAGAGCAAATCACGCTTTAGAGTTTGTTGAAAACTTCTGTAAACACTCAAAAGGAAAATGGGGCGGTCAGCCGATTGTATTAGAACTGTGGCAAAAAGCTTTTATTGCTGCGAGTTTTGGATTTGTTCATAAAATTGATGGCACTCGAAAATATAGAGAAATCTTATTAGTAGTCGCTCGTAAAAATGGAAAGTCAACAATCGCTTCTGCTATTGGTTTGTACCTATTAATTGCAGATGGCGAACCAGGTGCAGAGGTTTATGCAATTGCTACGAAGAAAGACCAAGCAAAATTGGTGTGGTTAGATGCCAAACGAATGGTGAATAAATCTCCTATACTTAGAAAGCGAATCAAACCTCTTGTAAGTGAATTAAGAGCAGACGCATTTGACGCTTCATTCAAACCATTAGGAAGCGACAGCGAAACGTTAGATGGTCTTAATGTTCACGGTTCAATGATGGATGAAATTCATGCCTGGAAAGACAAGAATCTTTACGATGTAATAGTTGATGGTATGTCAGCACGTGAACAACCAATGAATTTCATGATTACAACAGCAGGAACTATTCGTGAGTCAGTTTACGACATGAAGTATGAAGAAGCGGAAATGTTGCTAAACGGATTATATGACCCTGATGGATATAAGGATCCTCGATTCCTCCCAATTATTTACGAGTTAGACAATCGTGAAGAATGGACGGATGAAAGTTGTTGGCCAAAAGCGAACCCCGGTCTTGGGACTATCAAGAAAATAGATCAACTACGTACCAAAGTAAATAAAGCAAAAGCAAATCCTTTATTGGTGAAGAATTTACTGACGAAGGATTTTAATATTCGCGAAACTGGTACAGAAACTTGGTTAGCGTTTGAAGAATTAAACAACAAGTTACAATTTGACATTACTCAACTTAAACCAAATTACGGTATAGGTGGAGCTGACTTATCAAAAACAACAGACTTGACTGCTGCAAAAGTCATTTTCATGTTACCGAATGATGAGAATATTTATGTAACCCAAATGTATTGGCTACCTGAAGAGTTATTGGAACAACGAGCCAAAGAAGATAAGATACCATACGATTTGTGGTATGAACGAGGACTATTACGAACAACACCAGGTAACAAAGTACATCCGAAATTTGTAACAGAATGGTTCTTAGAAGTTCGAGAAGAATTTGATTTATATATTCCTTGGATTGGATACGATGCCTGGTCAGCTGAATATTGGGTAGAAGAAATGAAAGGACATTTCGGTGCTGAAGCAATGATACCTGTTATTCAGGGTAAGAAAACATTATCAGGTCCTATGCATAATTTAGGTGCTGACATAAAAGCGAAACGTGTAATTTACAACAACAATCCTATCGATAAATGGTGTTTATCGAATACATCGGTTGAAATGGATAAGAACGGTAATATCCAACCACATAAAGGCACAAATCAACGTAGACGTATCGACGGTACAGCTGCACTTTTAAATGCTTACGTAGTACTTCAAGACAAAATGAGCGAGTACGTCAATATGATTTAAGGGAGGTGAGAACAAAAACATGGGATTATTCGAAAAAATGTTTGGTAAGAAGGTAAATAGTCAGCCTTCCACACAACGATTTGAACTCATTAACGATGATAGGGGCGGTTTTTATAATTGGAATGGAAACCTATATAAGTCGGACATTATTCGCTCAGCAATACGTCCTGAAGTTACCGCCATAGGAAAGTTAGTAGCTAAACACATTCAGCGAAATTCACGTGGATTAAAAATTAATCCGAACGAGAATCTCGCTTTTTTATTGAAAAGACCGAATCCGATTATGTCGATGCAAGTCTTCCAAGAGAAAATGGCGGTACAACTTGCGTTGAACCATAACGCATTTGCTTATATTGTGCGTGATGAGATGCTGAATGTTACAGCTATTTATCCACTTCCAGCTTCATCTGTGGAAGTAAAAGAGGGCGTTTTAGGTGATATGTTCCTAAAATTTTACTTCAATAATGGAAAAATCATGACAATTCCATACGATGATGTTATTCATTTGCGTAGGGATTTCAATAATGACGACTTCTTTGCAGACCATCCAGGAGAAGCGTTGTTATCTTTAATGGAGATTGTGAATACAACAGACCAAGGTGTTATTAAGGCTATAAAAAATAGCGCAGTAATTAAATGGTTATTGAAATTCAAATCTGTCCTTAAAGATGATGACATGATTGCACAAGTTAAAAAGTTTAATGCAAATTACTTGTCTATCGACAATAAAAACGGTGGTGCAGCAGCTACTGATTCTCGTTATGATCTCGAACAAGTGAAGAATGAAGCTTATGTACCTGATGATAAGCAAGCAACGAATACCATTCAACGTGTGTATTCGTTTTTTAATACCAACGATGATATTGTCCAATCAAAATACGATGAAAACAAATGGAACGCTTGGTATGAAGCGCGAATAGAACCAGTGGCTATGCAATTTTCTAGCGAACTAACATTTAAGATTTTTAGTCGAGTAGAGTTGCGGAAAGGTCATGAAATAATTTTTGAAACCTCTTCACTTCAATATGCAAGTATGCAAACGAAATTAAGTCTTGAAAAAATGGTTGACCGTGGGGCATTGACTCCAAATGAATGGAGAACAATCTTAAATCTTCCTTCAATTGATGGCGGAGATAAGCCTATTCGCAGATTAGATACTGCACTTGTATCAAACGGAAATGTCGTTAAGGGAGGTGAGGCAGATGGAAAAAACGGAACTAAGGGAAATAACAACGCAGAAGATTGAAATCCGAGAAGATGACCAAGGTAACCGAACACTTATTGGGTATGCGGTTAAATGGGAAAAGAAATCACATGTATTAGGCTATTATCGTAAGTTTCGCGAACAATTCAAACAAGGCGCTTTTACAGAATCTTTGCAGATAGACGACCAACGTTTTCTATGGTCTCATGATACTTCGAAGGTGTTGGGGAGAACAAAAAATAACACCCTTAGACTTCTTGAGGATTCAGTGGGATTGCGTTTCGAATTAGACTTACCAAAAACAACTCTAGGTAACGACACTTATGAATCGATTAAACGCGGTGATGTGGATGGAGTAAGTTTCGGATTTAATATGATAGCCGAAGACATCGAAGAACCAGATGATGATTTAATGCTACGTACAATTACAAAAGCAAGGTTGTTGGAAGTAAGCGCAGTAGCGTTCCCAGCTTATCCGGATTCAGAAGTTAGCGCTAGAGGTTATGATCCATACAAAGAACATATCGAAAAAAGAATGCGTTCGGAAAAACGCAAACGATTATATTTACAAACATTAATTTAAAAAGGCGGTATTTTACTATGAATAAAGAACAATTATTAGCAAGAAAAGCAGAAATTGCAGCAATATTAGCAGATGAAACACGCTCAATTGATAACTTAGACGAACTCGAGACAGAACTACGTGATATTAACTCGCAAATCGCTTCAATCGAAAAACGTGAGCAATTAATGAGTGAAGCTCGTTCGATTAACGAAAGTTCAGCAAATGCCCAAACTATTACTACTTTCAATGGTATTCTACAAAATGAAAACCGTTGTGCAGAACAAAAAGAAACTGAATACCGTCAAGCTTTCATGAACTACGTGCTACGTGGTGAAAAAATCCCTACTGAATTACGTGAAACAACTTTAACAACTGATGTTGGTTCTGTTATTCCGCAAACAGTTTTAAACCGTATCATTGAAAAGCTTGAAGCTACAGGTATGATTTTACCGTTAGTAACTCGCACATCAATTAAAGGTGGCGTAACTGTTCCAACTTCAACAGTAAAACCAACTGCTTCATGGGTTGCTGAAGGTGCTGGCTCAACTACTCAAAAGAAAAATACTGGAACAATTACATTTAGCTATCACAAACTACGTTGTGCGGTTGCGGTATCGATTGAAGTAGATACAATGGCGCTTGCGGTATTTGAACAAACGTTAATTAACAATGTTGTTGAAGCTATGACTAAAGCAATTGAACAAGCAATTATCTCTGGTGACGGAATCGGCAAACCAAAAGGAATCCTTGCTGAAACTCCAGAAGCTGGACAAGCGCTTGATGTTGCGAAGTTAGAATATAAAACTTTAGCAAATGCAGAAGGCGCATTACCGCTTGAATATGAAGCTGGCGCTATTTGGGTAATGACAAAGAAAACATTCACTGACTTCCAAGCCATGACAGATTTAAACGATCAACCAATTGCGCGTGTCAACTATGGTATTGGTGGAGCAACTGAACGTACATTATTAGGTCGTCGCGTTGTTCTTTGTAACTATGTTGATTCATTCTCAACTGCGGCAGTGGGTAATCCATTCGCATTCTTATTCAACTTCAACGACTACATATTAAACACTAACTACCAAATGGGTGTTAAGAAATATGAAGACAACGAAACTGATGATCTTGTAACAAAAGCGATCATGGTTGTGGATGGAAAAGTAATTGAAAAAGGTTCATTAGTAGTATTGAAAAAAGCGGCAGCAGTTTAATTGAAAGGGTGAACCTGAATGAGTAAATATATCGTTACAAAAGCATTTTTTGATAAAAATACAGGTATTGGTTATAACCCAGAGAACACGTTCGAGTCAGAGGATTTAGAGCGTGTTTCTTTTTTAGGTAATCAAGGTTTTATTCATGTACCAGGTACAGAAGTAGAGAACCATGATTCTAATGACGAACCAACTCTTAAAGATTTAAAAGTAAAAGCAAAAGAGTTAGGTCTAGAAGGTTATTCTAATCTTAGCAAAGATGAATTGGTTGCTCTAATCGAATCGGCTGAAAAAGTCGGTGATGATAATGCTGGAGAAAATTAAAAAATCTTTACGTGTTACTCACAATTCACTAGATGTTGAAATTCAAGACTTAATTGATGCGGCACTTGCTGATTTACGAATCAGCGGTGTCGTGATTCTCGACTTTACAGATCCTTTAATAATCAGAGCTGTGACAGTTTACTGCAAAGCTCAATTTGGTTTAGAAAATGCAGATAGCGAAAAATATCAATCATCTTATGAATCATTAAAAACGCATTTATCGTTAAGTGGTGAGTACAATGGCATTATTTAAAGAAGTTGTGAAATTGATATCAACATCATTCACTGTGGATGAATTGTTTCAAGAAGTAGAAGCGAAAACAGAACGTGAAGTATTTGCAGATAAACGAAGCGCTTCACAATCTGAATTTTTCAACGCTGGACAAATTGGTTTGAAACCTCAATATGTCTTTACTATTCGATTGAGCGAATATGCAGATGAAACAGAATTGGTTTATAACGGAAAAACTTATTCTATTTATCGCACATATGAAAAAGGCGAAAATATTGAACTTCATAGTGAGGTGCGTGTAGGTGGCAATTAACATAAGTGACCTAGTCAAAGAAATTAATCAAACACTCGCAGAATACTCACACGGTGTCGGTGAAGAAATGGAAAAGGTGGCAGAAACAGTTGCCATGAAAGGCGTAAAAACACTTAAGTTACGAAGTCCAGAATTGACAGGAGACTACAAAAAAGGTTGGCGAGCAAAGAAAGTGGATGGTAAATGGGTTATTCACAATGCAACGAATTATCAGCTAACCCATTTACTCGAAAAAGGCCACGCTAAAGTAAGCGGTGGTCGAGTTGCTCCAAAAGTGCATATTGCTTCAGTCGAACAAGAAATGATTAGCGATTTTGTGGAAGGTGTAGAGGAGGCTATTAAAGGATGATATTACAAGAGCTTGCAGAGAAGCTAAACGCTCTTTACCCTACTCGATACTCACATTTTACAAGCGCCCAAGAACCACCTTTTATTTGTTACTTAGACGATGGTTCGGATAACTTCTATGCAGACAATAAAGTGCTTGTAGAAAGAACTTTTGTAAACATTGAGTTGTACACAAAAACAAAAGATTTAACAGCAGAAAAGAAAATCAAAGGTATGTTAAACGATTATAAAATACCATTTCAGAAATCCCCTACGATTTTTATTGAATCGGAAGGGGTTTTTCAATGCACTTTTTCAATCACGTTAATTTAGGAGGTAAGAATACAAATGTCAAACAAAGAAACAGTAGTTATTCCATTCGATTGGAAAGAAATTATGAAATTGGATTTGCAATTCTTTGCTGAAAACAAAGTAGAGTTTGGTTTATCAAACGTTCACTACGCACCATACACGATTACTGGTGGAGAACCAGTATTTGAAACACCACTACCCATTCCAGGTGCAGTAACTTTAACTGGCGACCCGCTAGGAGAAACAACTCCATTTTACGCTGATAACATGATTTATTATGTTGCAAAATCAAATCAAGGGTACAGTGCTACATTAAGTATTGCTACAATCCCTCAAGATTTCTCGATTTATGCTTTAGGTGAACAATTGGATGAAGTCGATGGGGTAATTCATGAAGTTGCGGATGCACAAGGTAAACCATTCGCCCTTTTATTCCAGTTTGAAGGCGATGCGAAAGCTACTCGTCATGTACTTTATAACTGTGATGCAAATCGCCCTAGTATGAACGGGAACACAAAAACGGAAAGTACTGAAGTTGCACCAACAGAGTTAACTCTAACAGCTTCACCACTTTTAATTAATGGAAAACCGATGGTGAAAACAAAAACAAGTGCAACGACTACTCCAGCCATTTACGATTCATGGTTTACGAACGTTTACAAAAAAGTCGTTACACCTTAAGGAGCTGAGATAAATGGAAAAAACCATTGAAATTGATGGGAAACAGGTCAATTTTAAAACAAGTGGCGCTGTGCCGAAACGTTATAAAACTCAATTCCAACGCGATTATTTCAGGGATTTGCTAGGATTAGGTGTAACGGATCTCGATTTTGAAAACTTAACAGAAAAACAAAAAATAGAAGAAATACGAAAAATCGATTTCGACATGTTTTATAACATCGCGTGGACTTTAGCAAAAACAGCTGATAACAAAATTCCAGAACCATTAACGTGGTTAGATTCTTTTGAAACATTTCCAATTTTTGATATTCTTCCTCAGATTCAAGATATGCTAACGGCTTCAATTGCTACTAAAAAAAACTAGAAAATAAGAAAGGTACGTCAAACGGTGAAACAATAAGTACCGAGACGTACCTTGTCCTTTCTTACGAATGTAATTTAAGACACGAGGACTTAGAATCGATGGATGTTGGTGGTATATTAGATTACATCGATGAATATTTAGAAATGAAAAATCCTAAAAAGAAAAACATTCGAAAAGCTTCGCAAGACGATTTTGATAAATTTTAACACTCACTTTTTGTGGGTGTTTTTTATTTGTTAGAAAGGTAGGTGAAAACATGGCAAAGAACATTAAAGGAATCACAATAGAGTTAGATGGGGATTCTACCGGGCTTACACAAGCGTTAAAAGATGTTGACAAAGAAACGAAGTCGGTACAAACCGAATTGAAGACAGTGGATCGTTTACTTAAATTTGATCCAGGCAACGTCACTTTGCTCGTTCAAAAGCAAGAACTGTTAGCCGATGCAGTTGATAATACTTCAAAACGTTTGGATGTATTAAAACAAGCGCAATCTCAAGTCGAAGAGCAATTCCGAAACGGTGAAGTTGGTGCTGATCAATACAGAGCATTTCAACGTGAAATCGTTGCGACAGAAGGTCAATTAAACGCATTTAAAAAGAAATTGTCTCAAGTTGGCACTGGCGATGACCTTGCAGATACTAAAAAAGAAATGTCTAAGTTTGGTCAATTAACAGATGAAGCAAAGAATTCTGTTAGGGACCTAGGTGGAGAGCTGACCGGTCTTGCTGCTGGATTAGTCGCTGGTGGAGGTATAACTGGAGTAGTTGAAAAAGCACTAGATACATCCTCATTAAATACCAAGATTGAAATATCAATGGAAGTACCTCCTGAATCAGTCGAAACAGTTAAAAGTACAGTTAACGATGTTACTGCGGTAATAGGTGACCAAGAAGCGGCATTAGAAGGTGTCCGTAGACAATGGGCATTAAATAAAGATGCTTCAGACGAAACGAATGCGGCGGTAGTACAAAGTGCTGCTACAATCGCAAGCGCTTATGCCGGTATCGATTTTATGGAATTAATTCAAGAAACAAATGAAATTGCTAATGAATTAGGCATCTCAAATGAGGAAGCTTTAGGTTTAACGAATTCACTTTTGAAAATGGGTTTCCCTCCAGAACAATTAGACATAATCGCTGAATACGGTAAGCAACTTACTGACGCTGGATTTAACGCACAAGAAGTACAAGCAATTATGGCAGCTGGGGTCGAGACGGGTACTTGGAATATTGATAACCTTTTAGATGGTTTGAAAGAGGGGCGTATCAAGTTAACCGAATTCGGTCAAGAGGTACCGAAAGCTACATCCGAATTGTTGCAAGGTACAGATATTTCTAGTAAACAGTTGCAACAATGGGGACAAGAAGTAGCCAAAGGCGGGGAAACTGGAAGAACAGCTATGCAAGAAGTAGCTAAAGCCTTATTGAATGTAAAAGATGAAACGCAAAGAAATGCTCTTGGTGTACAGTTTTTCGGCACAATGTGGGAAGACCAAGGCGCAAATATTACTGATACTCTGTTAAATATGGACGATCATTTAATGTCAGCTCAAGAAAATCAAACTGCATTAAATGATGCTACTAGTAAACTCGATTCTTCTCCAGCGGTACAAATGCAACAAGCAATGGCAGATTTAAAAGAAGCTATGCAACCATTGCTAGAGATAATAGCAAATATAATCTCAAAAATTGCGGAATGGGTTTCAAACAACCCAACTTTGACAGCAACCATCGTTGCCATTGTTTCTGCTATAGGTATTTTAATGGGTATCTTTTTAGCTTTATCCCCTATCATAACCGCTATAACTACACTCGCCGGAGCGCTTGGAGTAGG
Coding sequences:
- a CDS encoding DUF3954 domain-containing protein; translated protein: MDKHVAELKDGVYVVKNGEMKVVQAPATGYGKTIISWEANKPTRAVHEYSEKL
- a CDS encoding ArpU family phage packaging/lysis transcriptional regulator, which translates into the protein MKKIIPRIDEKRTKLSLEKALEKYRKYLVTLPVDSMPTITPIYSIIPPSNTYSFKSQTENIAIERVEFETERLHYMNKIFKALETLKTEERKIIVERFLKEEVSYDIEIWTELNIAKNKYYKLKWEAMLRMAFALKVEVYFNDNESGVAV
- a CDS encoding site-specific integrase, with amino-acid sequence MTRVQPIRDKDLLQDMKQYYKETNERNYILFLIGIHTGLRISDILKLRVRDVQGWNIILKEKKTKKYQEVKMPSELKKAIRQYVEDKPKDEFLIKSRKGINKPITRKRAYEILREAAEYFELERVGTHTLRKTYGYHHYKKFKDIATLQKALNHSDPAVTLIYIGIVQDELNALQSKIDW
- a CDS encoding toll/interleukin-1 receptor domain-containing protein, with protein sequence MQVFLSWSGNESKQLAEIFKDWLPNVLQYVEPYMSSQDIGLGERWNENITKNLSDTNFGLIFVTPSNIKAPWINYEAGALAKTLDSRVIPILYKADTMLLQEGPLKQFQSAKNLDKDSVHRLIKEINTCKKENNLNIERLNKSFDMWWPQLESLLSTIESESTSQNLTESPDEKEILSMIVRKLNDQEKLLKEKQNRIDLRKPLPTDIRFIKEIKMTTTEVFDCLVKCEDLEVPEEVVNTLKVTAERLKSMYMYLSNRS
- a CDS encoding HNH endonuclease, producing MLEHTWEANKFYKSGQWQKCRASYIQSVFGLCERCGEPGKIVHHKKYINAQNVNDPFITLNHDNLELLCQNCHNREHFEIHSPIREGLKFDEEGNLIEA
- a CDS encoding terminase large subunit gives rise to the protein MTREKVAYPLVYNPIIQYFNDIENSSVTVGKKVFTIYKYLKECIDDDSESEYEYSPKRANHALEFVENFCKHSKGKWGGQPIVLELWQKAFIAASFGFVHKIDGTRKYREILLVVARKNGKSTIASAIGLYLLIADGEPGAEVYAIATKKDQAKLVWLDAKRMVNKSPILRKRIKPLVSELRADAFDASFKPLGSDSETLDGLNVHGSMMDEIHAWKDKNLYDVIVDGMSAREQPMNFMITTAGTIRESVYDMKYEEAEMLLNGLYDPDGYKDPRFLPIIYELDNREEWTDESCWPKANPGLGTIKKIDQLRTKVNKAKANPLLVKNLLTKDFNIRETGTETWLAFEELNNKLQFDITQLKPNYGIGGADLSKTTDLTAAKVIFMLPNDENIYVTQMYWLPEELLEQRAKEDKIPYDLWYERGLLRTTPGNKVHPKFVTEWFLEVREEFDLYIPWIGYDAWSAEYWVEEMKGHFGAEAMIPVIQGKKTLSGPMHNLGADIKAKRVIYNNNPIDKWCLSNTSVEMDKNGNIQPHKGTNQRRRIDGTAALLNAYVVLQDKMSEYVNMI
- a CDS encoding phage portal protein encodes the protein MGLFEKMFGKKVNSQPSTQRFELINDDRGGFYNWNGNLYKSDIIRSAIRPEVTAIGKLVAKHIQRNSRGLKINPNENLAFLLKRPNPIMSMQVFQEKMAVQLALNHNAFAYIVRDEMLNVTAIYPLPASSVEVKEGVLGDMFLKFYFNNGKIMTIPYDDVIHLRRDFNNDDFFADHPGEALLSLMEIVNTTDQGVIKAIKNSAVIKWLLKFKSVLKDDDMIAQVKKFNANYLSIDNKNGGAAATDSRYDLEQVKNEAYVPDDKQATNTIQRVYSFFNTNDDIVQSKYDENKWNAWYEARIEPVAMQFSSELTFKIFSRVELRKGHEIIFETSSLQYASMQTKLSLEKMVDRGALTPNEWRTILNLPSIDGGDKPIRRLDTALVSNGNVVKGGEADGKNGTKGNNNAED
- a CDS encoding HK97 family phage prohead protease produces the protein MEKTELREITTQKIEIREDDQGNRTLIGYAVKWEKKSHVLGYYRKFREQFKQGAFTESLQIDDQRFLWSHDTSKVLGRTKNNTLRLLEDSVGLRFELDLPKTTLGNDTYESIKRGDVDGVSFGFNMIAEDIEEPDDDLMLRTITKARLLEVSAVAFPAYPDSEVSARGYDPYKEHIEKRMRSEKRKRLYLQTLI
- a CDS encoding phage major capsid protein, with the translated sequence MNKEQLLARKAEIAAILADETRSIDNLDELETELRDINSQIASIEKREQLMSEARSINESSANAQTITTFNGILQNENRCAEQKETEYRQAFMNYVLRGEKIPTELRETTLTTDVGSVIPQTVLNRIIEKLEATGMILPLVTRTSIKGGVTVPTSTVKPTASWVAEGAGSTTQKKNTGTITFSYHKLRCAVAVSIEVDTMALAVFEQTLINNVVEAMTKAIEQAIISGDGIGKPKGILAETPEAGQALDVAKLEYKTLANAEGALPLEYEAGAIWVMTKKTFTDFQAMTDLNDQPIARVNYGIGGATERTLLGRRVVLCNYVDSFSTAAVGNPFAFLFNFNDYILNTNYQMGVKKYEDNETDDLVTKAIMVVDGKVIEKGSLVVLKKAAAV